A DNA window from Thiothrix subterranea contains the following coding sequences:
- a CDS encoding lysophospholipid acyltransferase family protein: protein MRWRPADFSLRYQVLFPLYAHLPPVLGYGLAAQQATIFRRNKADEAASIRAQMCSALPEASDTQLAGWLDDYYRMVEQEALDTWYLQHQPIQQIVELEGFAAIEAARRQGKRVMLTGGHFGRFWMAGPAMRAQGFTTGTITRDGGATNSHGLHPAEYRYRLFKLQRLQQALGGNFLVEGDELRPLYRALNDHLIALIFDVPYIEAHKGRVTVNFISGTIDLPAGIYRIAKKTKAVIAPFFMRDLGGGRVRAEFSALLDPYDYDETVLMQQLASQLEQRIRESPGHWWLWPALPLLRSNNNDSGDSSLAG from the coding sequence ATGCGTTGGCGACCGGCTGATTTTTCCCTGCGTTATCAGGTGTTATTTCCGCTGTATGCGCACTTGCCGCCCGTGTTAGGTTATGGATTGGCGGCGCAACAGGCGACGATTTTTCGGCGTAACAAGGCAGATGAGGCGGCGTCGATTCGCGCCCAAATGTGCAGCGCATTGCCTGAGGCCAGTGACACCCAGCTCGCGGGCTGGCTTGATGATTATTACCGCATGGTGGAGCAAGAAGCGCTGGATACCTGGTATTTGCAACACCAACCGATTCAGCAAATTGTGGAGCTGGAAGGGTTTGCCGCCATTGAAGCGGCGCGGCGACAGGGGAAGCGGGTGATGTTGACGGGTGGGCATTTCGGACGGTTCTGGATGGCAGGACCTGCGATGCGAGCGCAAGGTTTTACCACAGGGACGATTACCCGCGATGGTGGTGCTACCAATAGCCATGGCTTGCATCCGGCGGAATACCGTTACCGTTTATTTAAGTTGCAGCGCTTGCAGCAAGCCTTGGGCGGCAACTTTCTGGTGGAGGGGGATGAGTTGCGTCCGCTCTATCGGGCATTAAATGATCACTTAATTGCATTGATTTTTGATGTTCCATATATAGAAGCGCATAAAGGAAGGGTGACAGTTAATTTTATAAGCGGTACTATTGACCTGCCTGCCGGTATTTATCGAATTGCAAAAAAAACCAAGGCAGTGATCGCGCCGTTCTTTATGCGTGATTTGGGCGGGGGTCGGGTGAGAGCAGAGTTTTCTGCGTTACTGGATCCGTATGATTATGACGAAACAGTATTGATGCAACAGCTTGCCAGTCAACTGGAACAGCGGATTCGGGAAAGCCCCGGTCACTGGTGGTTATGGCCTGCACTGCCTCTGCTACGGAGCAATAACAATGACTCAGGTGATAGCTCACTCGCTGGATGA
- the gspM gene encoding type II secretion system protein GspM, whose protein sequence is MLNKAFWQQHQVLLAWSLLALLLVIGLFLVVIPSVQKSWELSERIETGYEQLTRFRQMAAATPEFMAEYERVQQNGLDKLFYPAGMTSAQVAKELQKNLATVITRDNGVLLSSEVLDAQQTEAEQANTAYQRVMVKAVFQSEPALLREVLHQAYQARPLMFVESLDVKPMGSEDEKTQVVKAEVQISTYWRGGEVQHEALD, encoded by the coding sequence ATGCTGAATAAGGCATTTTGGCAGCAGCATCAAGTGTTGCTGGCCTGGAGTCTATTGGCGTTGCTGCTGGTCATCGGGCTGTTTCTGGTGGTGATTCCCAGCGTGCAAAAGTCGTGGGAGTTGAGCGAACGCATTGAAACCGGCTATGAACAGCTTACCCGCTTTCGGCAAATGGCAGCCGCTACGCCGGAATTCATGGCGGAATACGAGCGCGTGCAGCAAAACGGTTTGGATAAATTGTTTTACCCCGCAGGCATGACCTCGGCGCAAGTGGCGAAAGAGTTGCAGAAGAATCTGGCAACCGTGATTACCCGTGACAACGGCGTATTGCTGAGTTCGGAAGTATTGGATGCGCAGCAAACCGAGGCAGAGCAAGCGAATACCGCGTATCAGCGGGTGATGGTGAAAGCGGTTTTTCAGAGCGAACCGGCGTTATTGCGCGAAGTCTTGCATCAGGCGTATCAAGCGCGTCCGCTCATGTTTGTGGAAAGCCTTGATGTTAAACCCATGGGTTCTGAGGACGAAAAAACGCAAGTGGTGAAAGCCGAAGTGCAAATTTCAACCTATTGGCGCGGCGGGGAGGTGCAACATGAAGCGCTTGATTAA
- the gspD gene encoding type II secretion system secretin GspD, giving the protein MKHKSSIVGLVSVAVLMSACTSIKGSPGYRNNIKSAGFQRSNAVKELEPAAVGLSRPVLRPADTGGIKTVGYQEDNHVTPAWDSMSAGNATSRSGKDADVELILGSQDYYRTDVKRPAAAASKRGDEAGIALNFERASIREVVKVVLGDILKETYTVEPGVEGEVTINSTDPIDRSALIPTLESLLQSQGAVLYKDDTGNYRVAARANLKGRGFMPSTGQIKPGYSMQVVTLRYIPVAEMQKILEPLASPDAFVRVDPNRNMLVLAGTSSELANLMATIKTFDVDVLKGMSVGLYRVKNVEAGVVAKNLDALFGESGNSPMAGMIKIMPIEHMNSIMIISANADYLKDMKDWVDRFDQASQTAGQQLFVYHVQNGNAEHLADMLNQIFGGKKSSSGKSALPGNNASSLAPGLEPATVGADGQPVAAEPLKTMLGDSGSGGVSINPDAEVRIVADKTNNSLMIMSTEDAYRQIQESLKRLDVMPMQVQVEASIMEVTLTDGLEYGLQWYFKNDGNAFGSNGVGGLASGSNGYMTPGGFSFSATLGAERVMGALNALARESKVRVLSSPSILVLDNQTASIKVGDQQPVFTGSLSSPNGNGTSLTTATTVQYKDTGVSLQVTPQVNSNGLVKMDIQQDITDVGEIDSATGNRSFLQRNIKSTVAVKSGETIVLGGLIRDNNTQGRNGVPGLSKVPVVGNLFSANSSGGKRTELLVLITPTAIKSQRDLVKTGEEMRERMQGLMDGDKFLPQLKGQYVD; this is encoded by the coding sequence GTGAAACACAAGAGCAGCATTGTAGGGCTGGTCAGCGTAGCGGTACTCATGTCCGCTTGCACATCCATCAAAGGCAGTCCGGGTTATCGCAACAATATCAAAAGTGCCGGTTTCCAGCGCAGTAACGCAGTGAAAGAATTGGAACCCGCTGCCGTCGGTCTATCACGCCCGGTGTTGCGCCCAGCCGACACGGGCGGCATCAAAACAGTCGGCTATCAAGAAGACAATCATGTAACACCTGCTTGGGATTCGATGTCAGCGGGTAACGCCACCTCGCGCTCTGGAAAAGACGCAGATGTGGAATTGATCCTCGGTAGCCAAGATTATTACCGTACTGATGTGAAACGTCCCGCCGCCGCTGCCAGTAAACGTGGCGATGAGGCGGGCATTGCCCTCAATTTCGAGCGTGCCAGTATCCGTGAAGTGGTCAAAGTGGTGTTGGGCGATATTCTCAAAGAAACCTACACCGTGGAGCCGGGGGTCGAGGGCGAAGTGACCATCAATTCCACTGATCCGATTGATCGCAGTGCCTTAATTCCTACCTTAGAATCCTTGCTGCAAAGCCAAGGGGCGGTGCTTTATAAAGACGATACCGGCAATTATCGGGTCGCGGCGCGTGCCAATCTGAAGGGGCGTGGTTTTATGCCATCCACCGGTCAGATTAAGCCTGGTTACAGTATGCAGGTGGTAACGTTGCGCTATATCCCGGTGGCGGAAATGCAAAAAATACTGGAACCACTGGCCAGCCCAGACGCCTTTGTGCGGGTTGACCCAAACCGCAATATGTTGGTATTGGCGGGAACCAGTTCCGAACTGGCGAATTTGATGGCGACGATTAAGACGTTTGACGTGGATGTGCTGAAAGGCATGTCCGTCGGTTTGTACCGTGTCAAAAACGTCGAAGCGGGCGTGGTGGCGAAAAATCTGGATGCGCTGTTTGGGGAAAGCGGCAATAGCCCGATGGCAGGCATGATTAAAATCATGCCGATTGAGCACATGAACAGCATTATGATTATTTCTGCCAACGCCGATTACTTGAAGGATATGAAAGACTGGGTAGACCGTTTTGATCAGGCCAGCCAAACGGCGGGTCAACAATTGTTCGTTTACCACGTGCAAAACGGTAACGCTGAGCACTTGGCGGATATGCTGAATCAAATCTTTGGCGGCAAGAAAAGCAGCAGTGGCAAAAGCGCTTTACCGGGGAACAATGCATCCAGCCTTGCGCCGGGCTTAGAGCCAGCTACCGTGGGGGCCGATGGTCAGCCGGTGGCGGCTGAACCTTTGAAAACCATGTTGGGTGATTCCGGCAGTGGCGGGGTGAGCATTAACCCGGATGCGGAAGTACGCATCGTGGCAGACAAGACCAACAACTCGTTGATGATTATGTCGACCGAAGATGCTTATCGCCAGATTCAGGAATCACTGAAGCGGCTGGATGTGATGCCGATGCAGGTGCAAGTGGAAGCCTCCATTATGGAAGTGACCCTGACCGATGGCTTGGAATACGGTTTGCAGTGGTATTTTAAGAATGACGGCAACGCCTTTGGTTCTAATGGTGTTGGCGGGCTGGCTTCGGGTAGCAATGGTTATATGACGCCGGGTGGTTTCTCGTTCTCGGCAACCTTGGGGGCGGAACGGGTGATGGGGGCGCTGAATGCCTTGGCACGGGAATCGAAAGTACGGGTCTTGTCATCGCCGTCGATTTTGGTGCTGGATAATCAGACCGCTTCGATTAAAGTGGGGGATCAGCAGCCGGTGTTTACGGGCAGCCTTTCTTCGCCGAATGGCAATGGCACGAGCCTGACCACGGCGACCACGGTGCAATACAAAGACACCGGGGTGTCTTTGCAAGTGACGCCGCAGGTGAACAGCAACGGTTTGGTGAAAATGGACATTCAGCAAGACATTACGGACGTGGGCGAAATTGATTCCGCCACCGGCAACCGCAGTTTCTTGCAGCGTAATATTAAAAGTACGGTCGCGGTTAAAAGCGGTGAAACGATTGTGTTGGGCGGTTTGATTCGCGATAACAATACCCAAGGGCGCAATGGTGTGCCGGGTTTGAGCAAAGTGCCGGTGGTGGGTAATTTGTTCAGCGCGAATAGCAGCGGCGGCAAACGCACCGAATTACTGGTGTTGATTACCCCCACGGCGATCAAGAGCCAGCGCGATTTGGTCAAAACCGGCGAGGAAATGCGCGAACGTATGCAGGGTTTGATGGATGGCGATAAGTTTTTACCGCAATTGAAGGGGCAATATGTTGATTAA
- a CDS encoding ABC transporter ATP-binding protein, with protein sequence MSTDWAIRLTVAGVAYRRYAHPRDALLEWVLRRPRHVPFYALQGVSLQVQAGDSLGVVGDNGAGKSTFLKMLAGNLPPTEGQCEIRGRRSALLELGTGLQPEFSGVDNARLGLALRGLSQAEIAAKLPEVLAFAELGEFAQQPVKTYSSGMVVRLVFAVAAVIEPAVLIVDEALSVGDQYFQKKSLDRMRAILGKGATLVFCSHNLYQVREMCRQAVWLEQGRVRMLGDAQTVVDAYQDSVRGRNPSQSCPSPDKGRLGGVSLLAVTLNQDTFQTHDPFRLSIQASQGDRPLADVHVGIVIRRNDEVQCYGISTLHDGVQMQPLADGIVAAEFVIERLPLLSGDYCLEVWLIDGSGVHVYDSRERCCHFRVQQAGQQQGVGMVMLPHRWEKVSYALATG encoded by the coding sequence GTGAGTACCGATTGGGCGATTCGGTTGACGGTGGCGGGGGTGGCGTATCGGCGTTATGCGCATCCGCGTGATGCCTTGTTGGAATGGGTGTTGCGGCGTCCACGTCATGTGCCGTTTTATGCCTTGCAAGGGGTGAGTTTGCAGGTGCAAGCGGGCGATTCACTGGGGGTTGTGGGCGATAATGGCGCGGGCAAAAGCACGTTTCTGAAAATGCTGGCGGGTAATTTGCCGCCGACGGAAGGTCAGTGTGAAATTCGCGGCAGGCGTTCGGCGTTGCTGGAGTTGGGTACAGGTTTGCAGCCAGAGTTTAGCGGGGTGGACAATGCGCGGTTGGGTTTGGCATTGCGTGGGCTGAGTCAGGCGGAGATTGCGGCGAAATTGCCAGAAGTATTGGCGTTTGCGGAATTGGGTGAGTTTGCGCAACAGCCGGTGAAAACGTATTCGAGCGGCATGGTGGTGCGCTTGGTGTTTGCGGTAGCGGCGGTGATTGAACCAGCAGTGCTGATCGTGGATGAAGCCTTGTCGGTGGGCGATCAATATTTTCAGAAAAAATCCTTGGATCGGATGCGGGCGATTTTGGGGAAGGGTGCGACCTTGGTGTTCTGTTCGCACAATTTGTATCAGGTGCGGGAAATGTGCCGTCAGGCGGTGTGGCTGGAGCAGGGCAGGGTGCGGATGTTGGGGGATGCGCAAACGGTGGTGGATGCGTATCAGGATAGTGTGAGAGGAAGAAACCCCTCCCAATCTTGTCCCTCCCCTGACAAGGGGAGGTTAGGAGGGGTTTCTTTACTCGCTGTCACACTGAACCAAGACACTTTTCAAACCCACGATCCGTTCCGCCTCAGTATTCAAGCCAGCCAAGGCGACCGTCCGCTTGCTGATGTGCATGTGGGGATTGTGATTCGGCGCAATGATGAGGTGCAATGTTACGGCATCAGTACCTTACACGATGGGGTGCAAATGCAGCCGCTGGCGGATGGTATCGTCGCGGCAGAATTTGTGATTGAGCGCTTGCCCTTGTTGTCGGGTGATTATTGTTTGGAAGTGTGGCTGATTGATGGCAGTGGGGTACATGTCTACGATTCGCGGGAACGGTGCTGCCATTTTCGGGTACAACAAGCGGGGCAACAGCAAGGTGTTGGCATGGTGATGTTGCCGCACCGTTGGGAAAAGGTGAGCTATGCGTTGGCGACCGGCTGA
- a CDS encoding ABC transporter permease, with product MNKAIAPALLWQLFCQELRERYVGTALGVFWLLIPPLFMLVIYAWVFGEILQIRLGTDTDSAQFAAWLLAGLTAFNALAEVLTRAPALLIERRDLLLNSPLPPAVLPLLPVGVSLVLEGLSVGLLLLWLLVQGRLEPLSVVFYLPFLGVRLLFSLAFAYGLAVLGVFLRDLRQMMPPLLTVLLLVSPIVYPLSVVPEAFQAWFAWNPLAQLVEGYRAALLEGRFLWEAFVGLLLLASASLALGWWLFQHLLLRARYVL from the coding sequence ATGAATAAAGCCATTGCCCCAGCATTGCTTTGGCAGTTGTTTTGTCAGGAATTGCGTGAGCGTTATGTTGGCACAGCATTGGGGGTGTTTTGGTTATTAATACCGCCGTTGTTTATGTTGGTGATTTACGCATGGGTATTCGGTGAGATTTTGCAAATACGCTTGGGAACAGACACCGATTCAGCACAGTTTGCGGCATGGTTATTAGCGGGTTTAACCGCGTTTAATGCCTTGGCAGAGGTGTTAACCCGTGCGCCTGCGCTTTTAATTGAACGGCGGGATTTATTGTTGAATTCGCCGTTGCCGCCAGCGGTATTGCCACTGTTGCCGGTGGGCGTTTCGTTGGTATTGGAAGGGTTGTCGGTGGGTTTGTTGCTGTTGTGGTTGCTGGTGCAGGGGCGTTTGGAGCCGTTGAGTGTGGTGTTTTACCTGCCATTTTTGGGGGTGCGGCTGCTGTTTTCGCTGGCATTTGCGTATGGTTTGGCGGTGTTGGGGGTGTTTTTGCGCGATTTACGGCAGATGATGCCACCGTTATTGACCGTGTTGCTGCTGGTATCGCCGATTGTGTACCCGTTGAGCGTGGTGCCGGAAGCTTTTCAGGCATGGTTTGCGTGGAATCCGTTGGCGCAATTGGTGGAAGGTTATCGTGCGGCATTGCTGGAAGGGCGCTTTTTGTGGGAAGCCTTTGTCGGATTATTGCTGCTGGCAAGCGCTAGTCTGGCGTTGGGGTGGTGGCTGTTTCAGCACTTGCTGTTGCGGGCGAGGTATGTGCTGTGA
- a CDS encoding tyrosine-type recombinase/integrase: protein MTANLDAKPCKRKLTDSLVKVTKPHKDGKPRNYSDGGGLYLHVTTNGKTTGRVWRYNYRLPKQKTLTIGSYPDVSLKLARERHEEARALLARGIDPSVYKRELQANQADADSNSFEAVAREWFVNHLAHKSQTHQTRTVSYMERDVFPYIGKRPIAELKPRELITVIERIQKRITHDTHLKVLGSIGQICRYAVATGRAETDPTPSLRGLFKPGEEERQMPAITDPIEVGRLLRAIDNYHGNFYTVCALKLSALVMLRPGELIEAEWSEIHLDNQTWEIEVRRMKAPTRIKQANNPKNKHIIPLSAQALAIFEELRPLSGHKKYVFQGMPNNRDNPMNRSTVNVALKRMGFHGQMTAHGFRGMASSLLNSMYVEGRKRWDESLVEQQLGHKEKNAIKAAYDRADCPVYVDVRRDMMQVWADYLDQLRAGGQVIPFQTKGK, encoded by the coding sequence ATGACCGCAAACCTAGACGCCAAGCCATGCAAGCGCAAACTGACCGACTCACTGGTGAAAGTCACCAAACCCCACAAAGACGGCAAACCACGCAACTATTCAGACGGCGGCGGCCTGTACTTGCATGTGACCACCAACGGCAAAACCACGGGCAGAGTCTGGCGCTATAACTACCGCCTTCCCAAGCAGAAAACCCTCACCATTGGCAGTTACCCCGATGTGTCGTTGAAGCTGGCACGGGAACGGCACGAAGAGGCGCGGGCATTACTGGCGCGTGGTATTGACCCCTCGGTTTACAAGCGCGAACTACAGGCCAACCAAGCGGATGCAGACAGCAACAGTTTTGAAGCGGTGGCGCGTGAATGGTTTGTGAATCACCTTGCCCACAAGTCCCAAACCCACCAAACCCGCACCGTTAGTTACATGGAGCGGGATGTATTCCCCTACATTGGCAAACGCCCCATAGCAGAACTGAAACCCCGCGAACTGATAACCGTCATTGAGCGCATTCAAAAGCGCATCACGCACGACACCCACTTGAAGGTATTGGGCAGCATTGGGCAGATATGCCGCTATGCCGTGGCGACGGGCAGGGCAGAGACCGACCCAACGCCAAGCCTGAGAGGGCTATTCAAGCCGGGCGAAGAAGAACGGCAAATGCCAGCGATTACCGACCCGATCGAAGTGGGGCGACTGTTGCGGGCTATCGACAATTACCACGGCAATTTTTATACGGTATGCGCTTTGAAACTTTCCGCCCTGGTGATGCTTAGACCTGGTGAACTGATCGAAGCCGAATGGTCAGAAATACACTTGGATAACCAAACGTGGGAAATCGAAGTACGGCGCATGAAAGCCCCCACCCGCATTAAGCAAGCCAACAACCCGAAGAATAAACACATTATCCCGTTATCCGCGCAAGCGCTGGCGATCTTTGAGGAACTTAGGCCGCTATCGGGTCACAAGAAATACGTGTTTCAGGGTATGCCCAACAACCGCGACAACCCGATGAACCGTAGTACTGTGAACGTGGCACTGAAGCGCATGGGGTTTCATGGTCAAATGACCGCGCACGGCTTTAGGGGCATGGCATCCAGCCTGCTAAATTCCATGTACGTGGAGGGGCGCAAACGTTGGGATGAATCGCTTGTGGAGCAACAGCTAGGCCATAAGGAAAAGAACGCGATTAAAGCGGCTTACGATAGGGCAGATTGCCCCGTGTACGTGGATGTGAGGCGGGACATGATGCAGGTGTGGGCAGACTACCTAGACCAACTGAGGGCGGGCGGGCAGGTGATACCGTTTCAAACCAAAGGGAAGTAA
- a CDS encoding peptidylprolyl isomerase, producing MKYQYLALLLYACTPLVGATDAAIASQWVFKDQQMTFSETLLKPALAFQALSLQDMNEENRHKTLEDLYIREVLVKKGIGQDTSRSTELEERVNEFRKSELSRLALEKASEEGMPDFTARAKELYEANREDKYALPLRLRVRTVEMLIDEGQQEQVRQKLSDIRTQILSGKLDFKAAAIVNSPNSAHKMREGDSFWFRQGKVPDTFYSEAAKLSAENPLSSVLVLGNTAYLLQYLDRKEPETLTFEQVKPNIIAELQREYRTDKVKQLTQQLREQFKRDVTVNPVFLKPQADE from the coding sequence ATGAAATACCAATACTTAGCATTGTTATTGTATGCATGTACGCCATTAGTTGGGGCGACTGATGCAGCAATCGCGTCACAGTGGGTTTTCAAAGACCAACAGATGACTTTCTCAGAAACATTGTTGAAACCAGCTCTTGCATTTCAAGCTCTTAGTTTGCAAGATATGAATGAAGAAAATCGCCATAAAACACTCGAAGATTTGTATATTCGCGAAGTTTTAGTTAAGAAAGGTATTGGGCAAGATACTTCAAGGAGTACGGAACTAGAAGAGCGTGTTAATGAGTTTCGTAAGTCAGAGTTATCACGCTTAGCATTGGAAAAAGCGAGTGAAGAGGGGATGCCAGACTTCACAGCTCGTGCTAAGGAATTATATGAAGCTAATCGAGAAGATAAATATGCGTTGCCTTTACGTTTACGGGTACGTACTGTAGAAATGCTGATAGATGAAGGCCAACAAGAGCAGGTGCGTCAGAAGTTGAGCGATATTCGTACTCAAATTCTATCAGGTAAACTGGATTTCAAAGCGGCAGCGATTGTCAACTCACCAAATTCTGCGCATAAAATGCGTGAAGGTGATTCATTCTGGTTTCGGCAGGGAAAAGTGCCGGATACCTTCTATTCGGAAGCAGCTAAACTGAGTGCCGAAAATCCGTTAAGCAGTGTATTGGTGTTAGGCAATACCGCTTATTTATTGCAATATTTGGATCGCAAAGAGCCTGAAACACTCACGTTTGAGCAAGTCAAACCCAATATTATCGCAGAGTTACAACGTGAATACCGCACGGACAAAGTGAAACAGTTAACCCAGCAATTGCGTGAACAATTTAAGCGTGATGTCACCGTTAATCCAGTTTTTTTAAAGCCGCAAGCTGATGAATAA
- a CDS encoding DUF4258 domain-containing protein — MTPHQAKAILNDLASDGRRIFFTRHAEERMVEREITRMQVLRCLQVGSFEEEPAKDARGSWAMRLRLFTAGEYIRVALAIDEDQHGNLAVIITVI; from the coding sequence ATGACCCCACACCAAGCAAAAGCCATCTTGAACGACCTAGCCAGCGACGGGAGACGGATATTCTTCACCCGTCATGCAGAGGAACGTATGGTGGAGCGGGAAATAACCCGTATGCAGGTTTTACGCTGTTTGCAAGTGGGTAGCTTTGAGGAAGAACCCGCCAAGGATGCGCGGGGTAGTTGGGCAATGCGGCTAAGGCTATTCACCGCAGGCGAATATATCCGCGTGGCGCTTGCCATTGATGAAGATCAGCACGGGAATCTTGCTGTGATTATTACCGTTATCTAG
- a CDS encoding PilN domain-containing protein produces the protein MALIPTFQTFIRWWGEGLYNGLPNAARKLFRTALPRLVLHTHDGHSVDVQWSQDGKSQMRGQFALQGGNTQHSDLLPAAANGKPYEVELCLGKSQVLALQHHFPEAVKENLQQVLSYQLDRLTPFTADSALFDARVAQHDKGRKEILADIFVVPKHVVERFNRLLADIGVEPVRVVSVAGADKGINLAARQDSKNTQGWSRIPLYAFLGALVLSLAVPLGYKYRRVDQIETALAEVRSNSAEQLAIREKLVAAEEALTFIESKRKTSPMALDVVETLSAMIPEHTWLERLEMQGDKLEIRGESGMALSLIDTLEDAAEFTAVRFKSPVTRNKDNGRDRFHIEATLEVSHAE, from the coding sequence ATGGCATTGATTCCAACATTTCAAACATTCATACGCTGGTGGGGTGAAGGCTTATACAACGGTCTCCCTAACGCGGCTCGCAAACTGTTTCGCACCGCCTTGCCGCGCTTGGTCTTGCACACGCACGACGGACACAGTGTCGATGTGCAGTGGTCGCAAGACGGCAAATCACAAATGCGCGGTCAATTCGCATTACAAGGTGGCAATACCCAACACAGCGATTTGCTGCCAGCCGCTGCTAACGGCAAGCCTTACGAGGTGGAATTGTGTTTGGGAAAGAGCCAAGTATTGGCGCTGCAACACCATTTCCCGGAAGCCGTTAAAGAAAATCTGCAACAAGTATTGAGCTATCAATTGGATCGCCTGACACCGTTCACGGCTGACAGTGCGCTGTTTGATGCGCGTGTGGCGCAGCACGATAAAGGCCGCAAAGAAATCCTTGCGGACATTTTTGTAGTTCCCAAGCATGTGGTGGAACGCTTTAACCGCTTATTAGCCGATATTGGGGTAGAGCCGGTGCGGGTGGTGTCGGTCGCAGGGGCCGATAAAGGCATTAATCTCGCCGCTCGCCAAGATTCTAAGAATACACAAGGTTGGTCGCGGATTCCGCTGTACGCTTTTCTGGGGGCATTGGTGCTCTCGTTGGCGGTGCCATTGGGTTATAAATACCGCCGGGTGGATCAGATTGAAACCGCCTTAGCCGAAGTGCGCAGCAATTCAGCGGAACAATTGGCGATTCGTGAAAAGTTGGTGGCTGCTGAAGAGGCACTGACCTTCATTGAGTCAAAACGCAAAACCTCACCCATGGCGCTGGATGTGGTGGAAACCCTGTCGGCAATGATTCCCGAACATACCTGGTTGGAACGTTTGGAAATGCAAGGCGATAAGCTGGAAATTCGTGGCGAATCGGGGATGGCATTGAGCCTCATTGATACGCTGGAAGATGCGGCTGAGTTTACCGCCGTGCGTTTTAAATCGCCTGTGACCCGCAATAAAGACAATGGGCGTGACCGTTTCCATATCGAAGCGACTTTGGAGGTTTCTCATGCTGAATAA